The sequence CCATCTCTGCTAATAGTTCAGCTCTAAATCCCACACACTGCTTTGATTGTGCATGATTGAAATGACACATTCTATGTGCCTATGCAGGTTGTAACATGCTTTCCCATTCAACATTTACTCAGGTTAATGTTACCTGAGACTATCTATGATTAGGCACTTTTTTAAGTGTCACAGATCAGGATTGAACTAGttctacatatacacacagaggtAAAACCACTTAAATCAGTTGTGCAGGTAGTTTGTTGAGAGTATTATGTCACAAATGCATCCAAAAAGGACCTGTTCTCTTGTCACAGATCCTTGGGGGAGGAAGAGACTTAGagaattaggtgtgtgtgtgtgtgggtgtaactTCATTTGTCTTCATCTGAGGGTGTGTTGCCAAACAAGTACctgattttttctctctctctcttctttgtgTTCTGCCTGCTTCCTTGTAATGTGTCAGTGAactattcacacacaccctccaacaAAAGGCCAAGTCTGAACACACTCCACTGTCAATCAAAGTCAGCGCCAGTGCCGCCATTCACCATCCTCCAGAAATCTCACTGACCAAATAAGTCTGTATTTTATAAAATATCTGAATGATTCCTCATCGCTTGGCTCTCCATGTCTGGTCTCATCTCTGGGCAGGTCTTTGAATTTCACACTGTTACTTACAACCGCAAGTGTTGCTAATTTTGGAAGGGAAGACGGGACATCTCATGTCCTCCCTGTGGAAGCCTGAGGGGCATGAGGGGGCGAACTGTGGGGCTGTAGACACACGCCTTGCCCCGCCTCAGGGAGTGGGGCCGTCAGTATCACAGGAGTCAAGACACACTTCATTATTGTTCTGAACTTCTCAACAAAGGAGCAATCAATCATGGACACAAAcatacctacatacatacacagaaaccAAATCATGATGCTTTTATGTGAAATTATCGAcaatcactcacacataaatacatgtacacacacacgtgcaaatacacatccatacacgcgcgcacacacacacaaagagagggagagataaagagagactgagagaaactCAGTCACACCACCATTAAGTATCTTTTGTGCGAAGGCACTcagtgtgcacacatgcatgagACACCCACAAACCATATTCACCTAGCTatacattgagagagagagagagagcatgcttgCCCATGCATGAGCAGGTAGCCAGTTcagacatataaacacacacacacacactcacatagtcCTGGAAGCACACCCACAGGAGTGTCTTGTGCACACCTTTGTTTGTGTTGGTCAAAATATCTTGcccacacacccataaacacctaaaataaacaaagacagatggatagacaggcacacacacacacacacaccacgcacagagacacacaaacacacacaatatggtGTGTTTGAGTACACCCTAAAACATTCTCACATTTCACTTGTATTACATTGGGCTAACTGAATGATAGCCAGAAACAACTTGAGATTGCAATAGTTATCTCCCCAACACTCACCAGAGTTACAAGGGAGATAGTGATTCTGACTGTGCGTCTCCTAtttgtttttccaaatgttgtgtatgGTTTATTACTTTACTGAAGCCATTCACTATATCAAGTGTATACACGCTGTACTGTTGACTGTGATCAGTATACAGTAGTTGGTTGAATACTGGGTTGATCCATGGAATTGATTTTTCTTTTCCTCATCCGTCTTGCCAGACTGTGTTGAAGAATGTGTTTCAGGTCATGAACTGTGACGGTACAAGAGAgattgtgagtgtgtaggtGAGTCACACTGACCACCCTCCCCCAGGGGACGGAAAGAAattgagagaaagatagagagggcaagtgagaaagaggaggacATACTAAGAGACACGTAGAGATTCAAAGAGGGTTGATGATCACTTATTCCACAGAATTGCAGATTCATTCCTGATTCATTCTTGAATCGAATTAgcccattagcatctcgcctgctagcatcacgtttaaaagtgactaagatttccggtaattttcctatttaaaacgtgtctcctctcaagttagaaagtgtaataagaccaaagGAAAATCAAATGTAGCAATTTATaactaggctgatttgacatggaactatactctcattcaggcgtaatcCAGTTACTAACCGattcgtctgctgcagctcaaccttgttgctggaagatagcctacagggactattttcaggtgcggCATGATTCATTGTTCTGctgtgcccatggtgttccttgattattacgctgaaatgagagtatagttccatgtcaaatcagcctagaaaatcgccacgtttcattttccgttggtcttattacactttctaacttgagaggagacaaaTTTTAAATAGGACAATTCCACACTTTTAaatgtgatgctagcaggcgagaagctaatggtctaatcagattcaatgatctatgctaggctggagctaaaactgGTATCACCAGAATCcaggctggatgaactggagaaaggtaaaactcaattgtttaactcgaggggaggtggaaaattagtgtaattccccaaatggtggaatatccttTTAACATCTTCAGTAGTCTGTACCCATCTCATATGCGCATCTCACAAACTTGTCAGGTCGTCATACTTGTTACGTCATACTTTTTACGtaaatgtgttttagcaattgtgaaaaactgtattCACTAATGCCTCAGTGATAGTTTTGTGTCAGTGATCTGTCGATTGTTGATATGAACCTGCACTATTCAGCAACCTGTTTACACTCTGAACTAGGTGATATTGGTTGTGTCACATCGTTTGAATGAAATGTGATAGTTGTTGTGTTTAACGTATGACATCTGTGCTCTATTTGTGTTTACCTTTGGCTACTTGTGGTTACCATTATTCATTACAAGTGAATTGCAGTGCAAAATGTGTCTTATACTGTAGCATGATcgtgtgtttagagttttgcaaaaatagtCTGTGAGAtttgcaaattgtgttttatgtgaaaactgtttatgGTTTTGCCAAAATAGTGATCAACTCAAGAATTGTGTTCAGGCAACTGAGAAATTATTTCAGAGAATGGGGTTTAGTGTTTTGTGAAATTAgtgcaattgtgaaaaactgtaaatgaagCAATATATTACCCACCTTAGTAGGCTCACATTCAGTCCTTTTTTACTCACTCATTGTGCTGGAgggaaagtgtgagtgtgtgtttgtgtgtgtgtgtgtgtgtgtgtgtgtgtgtgtttgtatatgtgtgagagagagagagagagagagaaagtgaaagagatcaagagagtgatagagagaaagaggaagggagagaaaaatagcaagagagagagagagagcacttagAGCTCTCGTCTAATTCCTCATTAATCCTCTGATCTTCTCCATTACATCCTGTTCCATTCTCTCTTGGCATCTGTCCTTTTGATCTGTCCGGTCTCACATTTATCATCTGGTCTCTCTGTCCTCCCATCGATCCTGTTGCTGGTGGAAACCACATCTCGCACAGGCTGTCTGTTTCCACTTAGCAGAGTTGACTTGCTCTGCGTCATACTGATTTAGACCACGAATGTCACTGGTACCGATGTCTGGATTCTGGTGGTGTAGATAGCCAGTCAGGAAATTGAATAATTGAGTTTAGTGTTGAACGTTACACAATGATGGGATTATTACGAACATCACACACTCAACCGAAGTTTACCAAATCCCCACCATTGAATAGACTGATTATGATCATCATACATGTGTGAGGACTGATATTGTTTGTCTTTATGCTGATAGAACAGTTGAGAATGACAAAGAAATGAatggaagagagatggagttaAGATTGGGAAATGACCGCCGGTCAGGAATCGAATCGGACTCGGGTCCCTGTGGGCCCGTGGAACCACAAGCGATCGGGATGCTGCCACTTACGCCTCAGCTTCTCCATCAGGACTGTTGTTGATTAGTGTCTCTCAGTGGCTCTGTTTTTCTGGATGGCATGTAATGGCTGGTTTGGAAAAGCAACGTGTGGATGATTTCCACATGCAGTTTTTCAGTTCAGGATGAGACATAGTCTGGTTGCTCAACTGGAGTACATTAGGAGGCCATGACTGTAATCACTGATGTTTATGCCTGGGGGGGTCAGGTTTGCTCCAGCCAGTTAGCATCCCGGTTGGCCACCATGATCTTTCAAAAGGGCATCCGGTGTGCTCACTTTCGCCCACCTTTTTACAAAACAGCCAATCGTTATGCTGAAAACATCAACATCTGCAGGGTATATGGCAGGGAAATGTGCATTATGTCATCATGTCCCTATGCAGATGTTATTTTACTCTATATGAAATACTTGTCTGTACTAATAGAGTAACTCAAGTTCTAGGGGATTTTGGTGCTTTTTCAGATAGCAAAATGAATTCCCCAAAAATGGTTTTCAATATCTAGGGATTAACATTACCCATTCAATGTGAGTTCTacataaaaacaattttgacaaaCTATTGACTAAAGTTAAAGCAGACCTACAAAGATGGTCCAAGCTGCCACTGCTAGTTGCTGGCAGAGTGCCacattttttgtttctttttcaatGACTTCCCCTTTTTCTGACTGAAGTTATTCTTCAAAAAGCTTGATCAAATTATCTTCCCATTTTTGTGGGCAGGCAATCTAGCAAGAATAAGGAGAAGCGCTCTGCAGGTGGCTAAATTGGAGGGTGGACTGGACCTTcctaattttatgttttactAATGGGCAGCaaatatacaaaaaatattCAGCTGGCAATATGAGAATGAGTTGGACTGGTGTAAAATGGAGTCCCTCTCCTGTCATACATCCTTGCTTGTAGCTTTGACATGCTCCCCCTCTTATCCTCTTGGGCCCACTATGCAATACATTTTCACCCTCCAAACTTGACTCTGCATTTACACTTTTGGAATGATAAAGGCATCATATCATTTTGAGAACTGCATGTTCTTGAGTGGCACATTTGCTGACGTTGAAAGTCTGTCTCACACAGGGGCGTAGCACATGATCCTGGGCCctatgcataggcagtcctgatgggcccccatgcccatcactcatattccagacttttcaagggcccttcaGGTttaatacatatacagtattatCTATTATATGCTTTGAAGTAATTCATAAGAGTGGACCAACTTGGGTGATGAGGGTgggttttcattttcattctccGTTTTgtattttactttatttctgttgGTTTTGTATGTCTTGTAAAACATAAAACTGGACATGTTTGTTTGCCCTGTACTGCTTTGTACTGTAATATCATGCAGTGATGTCCTAATCAAACAaatttacaacaacaacaaaaaaaaacactttagaGACCTTAAGGAAATCTTTGTTATCTGCTAACCTATTTCCTGTTTGCGACAGCCTCCGGCAAGATGGACCTGAACAACACGTCCTTCGTCCAGTACACGCCTCCCACCTTCCCTCGCTCCCTGGGTCCGTCTCCCGTCTCGTGGTTTACCCCCATAATCCACCCCAACGGCACGACCTCCACACTCTCGGGCCCCTCGTTGAACCCCGACCAGAGCATCGTGAGCAGCATGCCAGTCACAGTGACCGGAGCGCTCATCCTGGGCCTAGTTTTCCTGCTGGGCGTCCCCGGCAACCTGTTTGTCATCTGGAGCGTGCTGGCGCGCGCCCGCCGGCGCTCGGTGACCACGCTGCTCATCCTGCACCTGGCGTGCGCCGACGGCCTGCTGATGGCCCTCACGGCCTTCTTCGTGGTCTACCTGGTGCGCAGCGACTGGGAGTTTGGAGCCGTGCTCTGCAAGCTGCTCTTCTACCTGTGCTGCGCCAACATGTACGCGTCCATCGCACTCATCACCCTCATGAGCCTCCACCGGCTGCTGGCCGTCACGAGGCCCCAGAGTGCTGGCGCCAAGGCCAGCCGGGGGACGGTGCTCAAGCTGTTGGTCGGCGTGTGGGTGCTGGTGCTGGCTCTGTCCGTGCCCGTGCTGGTGTACCGGAAGGTGAAGGAGTATCCCAACTCTGAGGGGGGAGTGAGGCACGTGTGCGAGCCGTACCACCTGCCGAGGGATGTAAGTGAggggaggagggtgtgtgtgtatctctgtgtgtgtgtgtgtgtgtgtgtgtgtgtgtgtgtgtgtgtgtgtgtgtgtgtgtgtgtgtgtttgcatttgtattTTCTATTATTGTTCACCTGTCTCTCTAtttgtgtatgtaggctatgtatgtctgtctgtcactgaGTCACTGGGTGTGCATGtacaacttgtgtgtgtgtgtgtgcatgaatgtaatgtaatttaggGAATAGTAGGCTTTGCACACGTGGGTGAAGGCTTTCAGTTGCTAGTTAAAAGAGCTGTCTTGACATGTCTCTCTTGGTGAGTTTTGGCTCCCAGTGAGGTTTCTGTTGAACACAAATATGCAACTCTTCTATTTCACAGGACAAGTTCCAAATTCCTCACTGACTCACTGATTGGGCTAATAGTGCAATGGCTAATCAATTACTTAGAGATCAGTGTTTTTATAATGGAGGGCAGAGCTTCTGAATCACTTAAATCTGTTAATCTGTCTCATTTTCTGGTTTGATGGTTCCTGGTCAGGAAGTAGGTGCTATTTCTGGCAAGGAAACATCTGTGTTGAGTAAtaatggggagggagggagtaagagagggaaactgttttttttttcatctgatATGTGTCTCTGAGCACCCTGGAGTCCCCACTGTATCTTTGTATGTGAGTCTCATTTAGTCTCCCACAcatagggttgccaactttctCAACCCCAAATGAGGGTaactcctcccccccccccccccccccccaaaaaaaaaaaaaaaaacgctgttTCATTTGATACAGTTTAATTTATtcataaatggtgcactgtcactccATTCAAATATACCCTATGGttagtccacaaactctaacattgtttgactgtttgtgccacatttatagcacaatattaacaatgatgagcatactattaagttggtataaacaaccctcattcctttggaaataaaagcacgtaatgacatgatgatattttgtttgcaattctgaggggaatgtgtttcaattggcatatcatgtgcttcgcgtaaatgcttagtttaagggaaacaaattattgaagacttcaagactcaccaattCCATTACACAAATGCAAAGACCACTCTTCATATTCTATCACAGTCCAAATCACAGTGCGCGCAGCCTGCGTGCAGcctgcattgtttttgttgtcctcatgatttccttttaaaagtttctcaTATTAAAAAGGATAAATCAATTACtgtatcaacaatgacaagccagctggaacctggcGCATgctcagacgcgttcccaaATAAAACGAgtaggatagatagatagatagacagatagatagatagatagatagatagatagatagatagatagatagatagatactttattgatccgaAGAGGAAATTGAAGgataacgttcaagttagatctgctgcataaTGGAGACTGAGAGAGGACCCAAAGTATCATCCTTATGTAAGATGCTGTTGGTgcgttttgacattgtaaacattctctaagAAGAGCGAAAAGAAGTTTGCAGTAAAAAATACGGGATGTCCCGGACAATTCGGGACGGTTGGCAACCCTACCCACATAACCACATCTCAAATCAACTAACACCCTCCATTTCCTGCCTGCATATCACAAGCTCTTGGATGTGGTTAGAAATGCAGCCTTAGagaatctttcttttttagttAACTTCTAGATGACACAAGTACCATACAAAGTAGTTTCATACTGTAGCTTGCTGTGATGTGGCATACTCTGCTGACAACACTGAAACCTTTCACAGGCCTATGACGGGGCTTATTTCTTAATTCTACTTTAGGTCAGCAGGTGTAGCATTCGGTAGTCGTTGATAATTGCTATTACTGACATAACCTTAACATAAACTTTCACACCTTTCAGATATCTTGTCATGGCATTGTTATTGTTTCATTCAGATGTGGTAGGATTGGTTTAATCTTGAACTACATTGCTAGTCATAATCGACATAACTGTAGTGCCAACACTcagggcttctacacacagctgtgttccatcaacgcatgccagtgggtgttcccgacggtagctatgcaaatgacttaaggtataaccgtaatttgattagctggtgccgtctgttgttcgctTGTtcataatttgattggctggtgctgtCCGTTGgtacagcaacagctgaacttcccaacgcgagcgacgggagcaacgcgacgcaacggacccacaattcagtttggcaacggatgacgtaagcccatgtaaagtggacgggatgcgtctccagcactgcaacgcatgTGTATGAGCTGTCAGAGGCTGTTGAGTGATGGCACAAATCTTAGCTGATCCAGGTGTGACTTTGACACTATTTGACAGGAGTGCAAATCTGGAGATAAAGATCAAAAGTTAACATTACATATAATTGCAATGCAAACATGGCTGTTTTAAACCTGAATGCAACACATGCATGACAGAGGCCTGAATGTGCTCACAGAGCAAATGTCAAAGAGATGAATGGGGGAGAAAAGTTGATGGAAAgtttcaaacacagacacacacacacattttatatacTTTATCTGATTCCACTTTACAAGTCAAGTTACATTAGGAATCAAATCTTCTTAATAATCCAGTAGATTAAAGCAGTTCAGCAATCTATCATTAGTTTACAGATTCAAGGGTATAGGAAGCATTGTCTCTTCCAAATAAACATGCTTCCTATAATTGCTGATATGGAACTGTACTTCACTAGCTGCTTGGCCTTAGTTTTATACAGTCCCCCAATGCAAAGTCCACGGACCGCCAACCTATGTACATGACCtagccagtgtttctcaaactttttcagacgaaggaccacttagctaaaaaagattagacctacttcaacagtatattagcctagacaataggcctactcactgaaccaccttgcttatagagtggtgaagtcccgccccttctacttctggtccatgggacctatctttcaaaaaattatgaacgggagttaatggagagataacaattattttttggtccagtttgaattgtgccacaaatttcatatatgatgtgtgtgaaattaaaagataatttttcacgtcaagaaagtactgttgttctatagacttcaaaagttatgttggttttgtgcgaatccactcagtggactacatctctcgtctcgaacgatgtacatcaccaacgtaatgaaacgataagagctgttatgctagttaacggttgcatcttgctgcctgctatgtcacttaacagtatgtaatgtacagtctatggacgaatacaacttacctgatgtgtttaatcctctgactcatggtattttcttcggcaaggaaagcccaattaagacctgttgctggtatgcttgtacaatctagtgtggctgtgaatgagctaacgtcactagcgcgactgatgggtttgtagtcgttggaattatgatctttcacaatgttgtaattcaatagttacgaaacaaactgcaaatgtctttacatgaaaaattgtctttaaaattgacaaacatcatatgggtaattcaaggcacaagtcaaccgggaccagaaaataatttatttttcaccatagactgccgttcaaatttttttgaaagataggtcccatggaggcaaacggaaggggcgggacttcaccactctattgtctttgcactttgcttattgagtcagaggattcatatgatttaaactggcatatcctACATAGTGtgacagaactgtttggatttacatagaagttggttcaatattgcataCAACTCATCAAATATTTTAACTTCTTTAGCATTCTGAAAAATGGAGATAATGTCTTGTGTGTTTGCAATTCCAGAGAAGGTGTTTGCAGGTGAATTAAACCATTCAGAGTGGACAGTAGCGTGTTTATAGGTCTGCTCTTCCTGTGCGTGGGATCTGAGCAGCTATGAGGTCCACAAGTCTGTCATGTCTGGCGATACACAGCCCTTTAACACCATTTAACACCATTGGGTGTGACGGATGGGGAGGATACTGAGTATAGAGAACTGGTGAACAGCTTTGTGGCGTGGTGTGGAAACAACCACCTACTCTTAAATGTggccaagaccaaagagatggtAGTAGACTTTAGGAGGGCTAGGACAAAGTTGAACACTGTCTCCATCATGGGGGAAGAGGTGGAGGTAGTGGAAAACTACAAATATCTGGGTGTACATCTGGATAACAAACTGGACTGGAAGTGCAACACTGAGGCTGTTATAAACATATATAACTTGtatatatgtttatgtgtgatatatgtttatattattaattgctgctgtaacaccataatttccctttggggatgaataaagtaatctatctatctatctatttaa comes from Alosa sapidissima isolate fAloSap1 chromosome 18, fAloSap1.pri, whole genome shotgun sequence and encodes:
- the ltb4r2a gene encoding leukotriene B4 receptor 2a isoform X1, which encodes MDLNNTSFVQYTPPTFPRSLGPSPVSWFTPIIHPNGTTSTLSGPSLNPDQSIVSSMPVTVTGALILGLVFLLGVPGNLFVIWSVLARARRRSVTTLLILHLACADGLLMALTAFFVVYLVRSDWEFGAVLCKLLFYLCCANMYASIALITLMSLHRLLAVTRPQSAGAKASRGTVLKLLVGVWVLVLALSVPVLVYRKVKEYPNSEGGVRHVCEPYHLPRDTVLQYTMETVLGFVLPYSAIIASYVCILRRIRKTRFRRRIRSEKLILTIVITFGIFWLPYHVINMIQVAAALAPEKSPLQERLDKFWKTGRTLTSTLAFISSSVNPLLYTFAGKSYMRREGLGFMARLFEATGRLEASRKSRQNSRESRDKDKKAKEALETEDDDGEEGTELRESESTTSAHANTHNRVSGQQSNGK
- the ltb4r2a gene encoding leukotriene B4 receptor 2a isoform X2 translates to MDLNNTSPVSWFTPIIHPNGTTSTLSGPSLNPDQSIVSSMPVTVTGALILGLVFLLGVPGNLFVIWSVLARARRRSVTTLLILHLACADGLLMALTAFFVVYLVRSDWEFGAVLCKLLFYLCCANMYASIALITLMSLHRLLAVTRPQSAGAKASRGTVLKLLVGVWVLVLALSVPVLVYRKVKEYPNSEGGVRHVCEPYHLPRDTVLQYTMETVLGFVLPYSAIIASYVCILRRIRKTRFRRRIRSEKLILTIVITFGIFWLPYHVINMIQVAAALAPEKSPLQERLDKFWKTGRTLTSTLAFISSSVNPLLYTFAGKSYMRREGLGFMARLFEATGRLEASRKSRQNSRESRDKDKKAKEALETEDDDGEEGTELRESESTTSAHANTHNRVSGQQSNGK